A stretch of Mytilus edulis chromosome 11, xbMytEdul2.2, whole genome shotgun sequence DNA encodes these proteins:
- the LOC139495856 gene encoding uncharacterized protein codes for MIIISFVVRSAIAIICLDCRRIPQPYDCTTVTECSTNEVCYIEKYETSNGLKTWHLYNVGCKPLNSCTSSGPHLPVVGKRSARKSIDTTKCHECCSDKDICNLEGHCGSANFTKPFGSTLCYDCPLSKHANTCNQLTLCDSDSACSIKQTRNLLGEARWMHGCSQKSQCTTITNSYRQGICSFCCDTELCNRNCTIQSTIAPSPTTTTTTMASTTPIPQTAPIITQTVILPTNIRYGNTVTIECLATGNPKPTIDFLVKGNGLGANVYVDPTTHILAISNFSSYDEVFYRCVASNSLGDDHKDFKLQGQ; via the exons ATGATAATTATCAGCTTTGTCGTGAGATCAGCAA TTGCAATAATTTGTCTTGACTGTAGACGTATACCACAGCCATACGACTGTACAACTGTTACTGAATGTAGTACAAACGAG GTGTGTTATATAGAGAAATATGAAACCAGTAACGGACTAAAAACTTGGCATTTATACAATGTTGGATGCAAACCACTCAAT aGTTGCACTTCATCAGGCCCACATTTACCTGTTGTCGGAAAACGGAGTGCTAGAAAAAGCATAGATACGACCAAATGTCATGAATGCTGTAGTGACAAGGATATTTGTAATTTGGAAGGTCACTGTGGTTCTGCAA aTTTTACCAAGCCGTTTGGATCAACTTTATGCTATGATTGTCCTTTAAGTAAACATGCCAACACTTGTAATCAGTTGACATTATGTGATAGTGATTCG GCATGCtctataaaacaaacacgaaatcTGCTGGGTGAAGCTCGTTGGATGCATGGTTGTTCACAGAAATCG caaTGTACAACAATTACAAATAGTTACCGACAGGGAATCTGTTCATTTTGTTGTGATACGGAATTATGTAACCGTAACTGTACCATCCAATCAACAATAGCTCCTTCTCCAACCACAACTACTACAACTATGGCATCAACAACGCCTATTCCTC agaCCGCCCCAATTATTACACAAACTGTTATACTACCAACGAATATCAGATATGGTAATACTGTTACTATCGAATGCCTTGCTACAGGAAATCCTAAGCCAACGATAGATTTCTTAGTTAAG gGTAATGGATTAGGCGCTAATGTGTATGTAGATCCCACTACACACATTCTTGCAATATCGAACTTTTCATCTTATGATGAAGTATTTTACAGGTGTGTCGCATCAAACTCATTGGGTGATGATCATAAAGATTTCAAATTACAAGGACAATAA
- the LOC139494397 gene encoding uncharacterized protein — MVAIVCLDCRGLVQPYECTTVTECSTNEVCYIERYETSNGQKTSLYNVGCKPLNFCSSSGPILPVIGKRSARKRIDRTTCHECCSDKDICNLEGHCGSKSVTLPVGSTICYSCPLAMDPNKCNHIALCDSACSLKQTRNLIGQPRWTHVCSEKSQCATIAQSNPQGVCSFCCDTELCNRNCTIKSTIAPPTTTTTMAPTIHIARKLSL, encoded by the exons ATGG tTGCAATAGTTTGTCTAGACTGTAGAGGTTTAGTACAGCCATACGAGTGTACAACTGTCACTGAGTGTAGTACAAACGAG GTGTGTTACATAGAGAGATATGAAACCAGTAATGGACAAAAAACTTCCTTATACAATGTTGGTTGCAAACCACTCAAT ttctgCAGCTCATCAGGTCCAATTTTACCAGTAATCGGCAAACGGAGTGCCAGAAAACGCATTGATAGGACAACATGTCATGAATGCTGTAGTGACAAGGATATCTGTAATTTGGAAGGTCACTGTGGTTCTAAAA GTGTTACCCTTCCCGTAGGATCAACCATATGTTATTCATGTCCTCTTGCCATGGATCCTAATAAATGCAATCACATTGCCCTGTGTGACTCG GCATGCTCTTTAAAACAAACACGAAATTTGATCGGTCAACCTCGTTGGACTCATGTGTGTTCAGAAAAATCG CAATGTGCAACAATTGCGCAAAGTAACCCACAGGGAGTCTGTTCATTTTGTTGTGACACGGAATTATGTAACCGTAACTGCACCATCAAATCAACAATAGCTCCTCCTACAACAACTACAACTATGGCGCCAACAATACATATTGCTCGTAAGTTGTCCTTGTAA